One Pleurocapsa minor HA4230-MV1 DNA segment encodes these proteins:
- the gyrA gene encoding DNA topoisomerase (ATP-hydrolyzing) subunit A codes for MTTSQERIIPTDLSNEMSRSYLEYAMSVIVGRALPDARDGLKPVHRRILYAMYELGLTPDRPFRKCARVVGEVLGKYHPHGDTAVYDALVRMAQDFSMRNPLINGHGNFGSIDNDPPAAMRYTECRLQALATDSLLRDIEAETVDFADNFDGSQQEPVVLPARIPQLLLNGSSGIAVGMATNIPPHNLGEVIDGAIALIHNPEISDLDLMQYIQGPDFPTGGQIIGRSGIREAYTTGRGSITMRGVAEIETLQQRGRADKEAIIITQLPYQTNKASLIEKIADLVNDKRIDGISDIRDESDRTGMRIVIELKRDAYPRVVLNNLYKQTAVQSNFGANMLALVNNDPQLLTIRRFLEVFLEFRVEAITRRTRYQLRKAEERDHLLQGLLIALENIDAIIGLIRGAADTATAKNELVEGFGLSQTQADAILQMQLRRLTALEAEKIQAEHEDLQTQIADLNDILARKERIEEIIESELTTIRNVHATPRRTEIIQGEGELLDKDLIANEQSVILLTEQGYIKRMPVSTFEAQSRATRGKAAAKMKEDDGIEHFMTCCDHDTVMFFSDRGVVYSFPAYQIPATSRTARGIPIIQMLPVSQSEKITSMIGVSEFTEDEYLIMLTRKGNIKKTALSAFANIRSNGLIAISLQDEDELRWVRLATNEDSVIIGTRKGMAIHFKTNSQQLRPLGRSTKGVKSMKLKGDDELISMDIIPSQIVATIGTSVDDEDDDDSGEELIDEAVDQGPWLLAITKNGYGKRVPIGKFRLQNRAGMGVRAIKFKSKDDRLVAIDIVNLEDELMIVTNRGIMIRQAVKAISLQSRNATGVRVQRLDKDDAIAAVAPVPPLEEEGEETEE; via the coding sequence ATGACCACTTCCCAGGAAAGGATTATCCCCACTGATCTAAGTAACGAAATGTCGCGTTCCTATTTGGAATATGCGATGAGCGTAATTGTCGGCAGGGCGTTGCCCGATGCTAGGGATGGTCTAAAACCAGTCCATCGTCGCATTCTTTACGCGATGTATGAACTTGGACTAACCCCAGATAGACCATTTCGTAAATGCGCCCGTGTTGTCGGGGAAGTATTAGGTAAATATCATCCTCATGGTGATACTGCCGTTTATGATGCTTTAGTGAGAATGGCGCAGGATTTCTCGATGAGGAATCCGCTAATCAATGGACACGGTAACTTTGGCTCAATCGATAACGATCCTCCCGCAGCCATGCGTTATACAGAGTGTCGTTTACAAGCTTTGGCAACGGATTCTCTACTACGAGATATCGAAGCCGAAACTGTAGATTTTGCCGATAACTTTGATGGTTCGCAACAAGAGCCTGTAGTTCTGCCTGCTAGAATTCCTCAGTTGCTGCTCAATGGTTCTTCAGGAATTGCCGTAGGGATGGCAACTAATATTCCGCCCCATAATTTGGGTGAGGTGATTGATGGAGCGATCGCCCTAATTCACAATCCAGAGATTAGCGATCTCGATTTGATGCAGTATATCCAAGGGCCCGATTTTCCCACAGGAGGACAAATCATCGGTAGGTCGGGCATTCGAGAAGCCTATACCACAGGTCGAGGCTCAATTACCATGCGGGGTGTGGCGGAGATTGAAACTCTGCAACAGCGAGGCAGAGCAGATAAAGAAGCAATCATTATTACCCAGCTTCCTTACCAAACCAATAAGGCTTCCCTGATTGAAAAGATTGCCGACTTGGTTAACGATAAGCGGATCGACGGAATTTCTGATATCCGTGATGAAAGCGATCGCACGGGGATGCGAATTGTAATCGAACTCAAGCGTGATGCCTATCCCCGTGTTGTTCTCAACAACCTTTATAAGCAAACTGCGGTTCAGAGTAACTTTGGCGCAAATATGTTGGCGTTGGTCAACAACGATCCTCAACTATTAACCATTCGTCGCTTCCTAGAGGTATTTTTAGAATTTCGCGTTGAGGCGATCACTAGACGAACTCGTTACCAGTTACGCAAAGCAGAAGAAAGAGACCACTTACTACAGGGTTTATTAATTGCCTTAGAAAACATTGATGCAATTATTGGATTAATTCGTGGGGCAGCTGATACGGCTACCGCTAAAAACGAATTGGTGGAAGGATTTGGTTTATCTCAAACTCAAGCCGATGCCATCCTGCAAATGCAGCTACGTCGTTTGACGGCTTTAGAAGCGGAAAAAATTCAGGCAGAACATGAAGATCTTCAGACTCAGATTGCCGATCTCAACGATATTCTGGCGCGTAAAGAGCGGATCGAAGAAATTATTGAGTCGGAACTGACGACGATTAGAAATGTTCACGCTACCCCTCGTCGCACTGAGATTATTCAGGGAGAAGGAGAGCTATTAGACAAAGACCTAATTGCCAATGAGCAGTCAGTTATTTTGCTCACCGAACAGGGCTACATCAAACGGATGCCTGTTAGTACCTTTGAAGCTCAAAGCCGTGCCACTAGAGGTAAAGCTGCCGCTAAAATGAAAGAAGACGACGGGATTGAACATTTCATGACCTGTTGCGATCACGATACGGTGATGTTTTTTAGCGATCGCGGTGTGGTCTACTCATTTCCTGCCTATCAAATTCCTGCTACTTCTCGAACGGCGAGGGGAATTCCCATTATTCAGATGCTGCCTGTTTCCCAGTCAGAGAAAATAACCTCGATGATTGGGGTGAGTGAGTTTACTGAAGATGAGTATCTGATCATGTTGACTCGTAAGGGCAATATTAAAAAAACTGCCTTGTCAGCTTTTGCTAATATTCGTTCTAATGGTTTGATTGCGATCTCGTTGCAAGACGAGGATGAACTGCGCTGGGTACGCTTGGCAACCAATGAAGACAGCGTAATTATTGGTACGCGCAAAGGTATGGCAATCCATTTTAAAACCAATAGTCAACAACTACGTCCCCTAGGCAGATCGACTAAGGGTGTCAAATCGATGAAGCTCAAGGGTGATGATGAGCTAATTAGCATGGATATCATTCCCTCGCAGATTGTAGCGACAATCGGTACCAGCGTTGATGATGAGGATGATGATGACAGCGGCGAAGAGTTAATTGATGAAGCGGTAGATCAAGGCCCTTGGTTACTGGCGATTACCAAAAATGGTTATGGCAAAAGAGTTCCCATCGGTAAGTTTCGCTTGCAAAATCGCGCAGGAATGGGTGTTAGAGCGATCAAATTTAAGTCTAAAGATGACCGACTAGTGGCGATCGATATCGTTAATCTAGAAGATGAACTAATGATCGTCACCAATCGCGGAATTATGATTCGTCAAGCAGTTAAGGCGATCTCTTTGCAGTCTCGTAATGCAACTGGGGTAAGAGTTCAGAGGTTAGATAAAGACGATGCGATCGCTGCTGTTGCTCCCGTTCCTCCTCTAGAAGAAGAAGGAGAAGAAACGGAAGAATAG
- a CDS encoding DUF3172 domain-containing protein, with protein sequence MARRNRNPNNNYNNGRVDRYAQSENYRSKPNPPEKKNPLDIAKIAIIASVFIVGIVIGLSLNLASGSSNLASVDSSLQIDRKAPNPEVCQQFGASAIVTDMRVFLTLNPFSVYLTQPQMQPGCVLRRTNWAILEQQNLVSSQQVRDCKQRMNTFGFIGALEGKPKIDCIYQNDAAGNLFLSKNGSGALPESDNF encoded by the coding sequence ATGGCTCGTAGAAATCGTAACCCTAACAATAACTACAATAATGGTCGAGTAGACCGCTATGCTCAGTCTGAAAACTATCGCTCTAAACCTAATCCACCCGAAAAGAAAAATCCCTTAGACATAGCAAAAATAGCGATTATAGCCAGTGTTTTTATAGTCGGTATAGTTATTGGGCTATCTCTAAATTTAGCTAGCGGTTCTAGTAATTTGGCATCAGTTGATTCTAGTTTACAAATCGATCGTAAAGCACCCAACCCAGAAGTTTGTCAGCAGTTTGGCGCTAGTGCGATCGTTACTGATATGCGTGTTTTTCTGACCTTAAATCCTTTTAGCGTCTATTTAACTCAGCCTCAGATGCAGCCTGGATGTGTATTACGCCGAACTAACTGGGCAATTTTAGAGCAGCAAAACTTGGTGAGTTCGCAACAGGTAAGAGATTGTAAGCAACGGATGAATACCTTCGGTTTTATAGGTGCTTTAGAAGGTAAACCAAAAATTGATTGCATCTACCAAAACGATGCTGCGGGCAATTTATTCTTAAGTAAAAATGGCTCTGGTGCATTACCAGAATCAGACAATTTCTAG
- a CDS encoding DGQHR domain-containing protein: MHQNQQALQKLAGKELEEYGYKVFKDIGLNCFYNLGQTKLSDIAPEYLENEHLEFDYLIPHNKVCLIGEITARIDKKSIKSKYDKFVKQTNIIKRINFSSELWLKLGVKTENIKLFREIEYIKAFFITTKKEKYDLTLSDVQNMAIFYQSDFLRIIEYSQTLGKWSKNYLLHNFDIKHTNNTAISIYQKDHLLIRKKNRKVSTKVKVLADLYTFNISPYKLLDIAHVHRKDELPSLQDNNYNYQRLLNYEKLQEIRKTVLVDSDFMFPSNILVILSKECKYCEDGVNDSYLHIPNKYGSISIVDGQHRLFSYADEKVESIMQDRCEIQVTAIDFQTSDEKLMSQCSAITFIEINVNQTKVEISHLDQIAYDLGSDDPKVIATRIIVGVNARQKYSSFFDVNLDKINQGLIEAGTIIDAIKKITNINKIKKIANAKSDKNLLKKAGYEQLFNSRIDELSEKNVLVDKGIILLERYFNEIFMVFQNDKLEPNKKINTSFQYSKFWAGFINLLYIFIEEGFSWNQLKTELKNIKHNLIKLQNIDDYNQPLFDPKNYQIPDAKYSPTKVCTFLNKNRQKPYSVQDI; the protein is encoded by the coding sequence ATGCACCAAAATCAACAAGCATTGCAAAAACTTGCGGGAAAAGAACTTGAAGAATATGGATACAAAGTTTTTAAAGATATTGGATTAAACTGCTTTTATAATTTGGGTCAAACTAAACTAAGTGATATAGCTCCAGAATACTTAGAAAATGAACACCTTGAATTTGATTATTTGATTCCTCATAATAAAGTTTGTCTGATAGGTGAGATAACAGCAAGAATAGATAAAAAAAGCATTAAATCAAAATACGATAAGTTTGTAAAACAAACTAACATTATCAAACGTATAAATTTTTCAAGTGAATTGTGGCTAAAATTAGGTGTTAAGACAGAAAATATCAAACTTTTCAGAGAAATAGAATATATTAAAGCCTTTTTTATCACTACGAAAAAAGAAAAATATGATTTAACTCTGTCAGATGTTCAAAATATGGCGATATTTTATCAATCTGACTTTCTTAGAATTATTGAATACTCACAAACTCTAGGGAAATGGTCAAAAAACTATTTATTACATAATTTTGATATTAAACACACTAATAATACTGCTATCAGTATTTATCAAAAAGATCATTTACTTATTAGAAAGAAAAACAGAAAAGTTAGTACTAAAGTCAAAGTTTTAGCTGACTTATATACTTTTAATATATCACCATATAAATTACTTGATATAGCCCATGTACATAGAAAAGATGAATTGCCTTCATTACAAGATAATAATTACAATTATCAGAGATTATTAAATTATGAAAAACTGCAAGAAATAAGAAAAACCGTCTTGGTTGATTCAGACTTTATGTTTCCATCGAATATTTTGGTTATTTTGTCCAAAGAATGCAAATATTGTGAGGATGGAGTTAATGATAGCTATTTACATATACCAAATAAATATGGAAGTATTTCTATAGTTGATGGTCAACACAGGCTGTTCTCTTATGCAGACGAGAAAGTCGAATCTATTATGCAAGATCGTTGTGAAATTCAAGTAACTGCTATTGATTTTCAAACTTCAGACGAAAAGTTAATGAGTCAATGTAGTGCTATAACCTTTATAGAAATCAATGTTAACCAAACAAAAGTAGAAATATCTCATCTGGATCAAATTGCTTATGATTTGGGAAGTGACGATCCAAAAGTTATTGCAACTAGAATTATAGTTGGAGTAAATGCTCGTCAAAAATATAGTTCATTTTTTGATGTCAACTTAGATAAAATTAATCAAGGACTTATTGAAGCTGGGACAATAATAGATGCAATAAAAAAAATAACAAATATTAATAAAATAAAAAAAATTGCCAATGCTAAAAGTGACAAAAATCTATTAAAAAAAGCTGGGTACGAGCAATTATTTAATTCTCGAATTGATGAATTATCAGAAAAAAATGTATTAGTTGATAAAGGAATTATTTTATTGGAAAGGTATTTTAATGAAATATTTATGGTTTTTCAAAATGATAAATTAGAGCCAAATAAAAAAATTAATACTTCTTTTCAGTATTCAAAATTTTGGGCGGGATTTATAAATCTACTTTATATTTTTATTGAAGAAGGGTTTTCTTGGAATCAGTTAAAAACAGAGTTGAAAAATATCAAGCATAATCTTATAAAGTTACAGAACATAGATGATTATAATCAACCTTTATTTGATCCTAAAAACTATCAGATTCCAGATGCAAAATATTCACCTACTAAAGTTTGTACTTTTTTAAATAAAAATAGACAAAAACCTTATTCTGTTCAAGATATATAA
- the glmS gene encoding glutamine--fructose-6-phosphate transaminase (isomerizing) yields the protein MCGIVGYIGTQAATDILISGLERLEYRGYDSAGIATVEEGQVNCVKAKGKLFNLREKLEHTINQAQIGIGHTRWATHGKPEEHNAHPHLNTDRTLAVVQNGIIENYLELKEELISQKIEFRSETDTEVIPHLITQFLADSNSLMVAIQKAIARLEGAFAIAVVSADHPYELIVARQQAPLVLGFGQGEFFCASDMTAILPHTHTILNLENGEIARLTPLGVEIYDFKGTRMSRFPRTLDWNPVQVEKQGFRHYMLKEIYEQPAVVRTCLNTYLNPNWHADENPDYSPVNLGLTPNLTDNLEHIQILACGTSWHAALIGKYLLEQLAGIPTTVDYSSEFRYSPKPIIANTLTIGVTQSGETADTIAALESERARRANLEPKFQAKLLAITNRAESSIAQICDRIIDTHAGIEIGVAATKTFIAQTMGFYFLSLDLAYRRQSILNQKIGAIIEGLRHIPSQIEAILDTQADAIEELAHDFTTETEDFIFIGRGINFPIALEGALKLKEISYIHAEAYPAGEMKHGPIALLDNKVPVVAVAMPGSVYDKVISNAQEAKARDARLIGVTTAMNATEAAHTFDNILTVPEVDELISPILAVVPLQMLSYHIAAIKGLDVDQPRNLAKSVTVE from the coding sequence ATGTGCGGAATTGTTGGTTATATCGGTACTCAAGCAGCTACAGATATCTTAATATCTGGTTTAGAAAGATTAGAGTATCGAGGCTACGACTCGGCAGGGATTGCCACCGTTGAAGAAGGTCAAGTAAACTGTGTTAAGGCCAAGGGTAAATTATTTAACCTCCGAGAAAAGCTAGAACATACCATCAATCAAGCACAAATTGGGATTGGACATACTCGCTGGGCAACTCATGGTAAACCAGAGGAACATAATGCTCATCCTCATTTAAATACCGATCGCACTTTAGCAGTGGTACAAAACGGCATTATTGAAAACTACCTGGAGCTAAAAGAAGAATTAATTAGTCAAAAAATTGAATTTCGTTCAGAAACAGACACCGAAGTCATTCCTCACTTAATTACTCAGTTTTTGGCTGATTCTAATTCTCTGATGGTAGCTATCCAAAAAGCGATCGCCAGATTAGAAGGGGCATTTGCGATCGCCGTTGTTAGTGCAGATCATCCTTATGAATTAATCGTTGCCCGTCAACAAGCCCCATTAGTACTAGGTTTTGGACAGGGTGAATTCTTCTGTGCGTCTGATATGACAGCCATTTTGCCCCATACCCACACCATCCTTAATTTGGAAAATGGGGAAATAGCCAGACTAACACCTTTAGGAGTAGAAATCTACGACTTCAAGGGAACAAGAATGTCTCGTTTTCCTCGTACCTTAGATTGGAATCCCGTACAGGTAGAAAAACAGGGTTTCCGCCACTACATGCTAAAGGAAATCTATGAACAACCTGCGGTAGTACGTACTTGTTTGAATACTTATCTTAATCCTAACTGGCACGCTGATGAAAATCCTGATTATAGTCCTGTCAATCTCGGTCTAACCCCTAATTTGACAGATAATCTAGAGCATATTCAAATACTTGCCTGTGGGACAAGTTGGCACGCTGCTTTAATTGGCAAATATCTGCTAGAGCAACTTGCGGGTATTCCCACCACCGTCGATTACTCCTCAGAGTTTCGCTATTCCCCCAAACCAATCATTGCCAACACTTTAACTATTGGTGTTACCCAATCAGGAGAAACTGCCGATACCATTGCTGCCTTAGAATCTGAAAGAGCGAGAAGAGCAAATTTAGAACCAAAATTCCAAGCAAAACTACTGGCAATTACCAACCGCGCGGAAAGTAGTATTGCTCAGATTTGCGATCGCATTATCGACACTCACGCAGGTATCGAAATCGGTGTAGCTGCCACTAAGACTTTTATTGCTCAGACAATGGGCTTTTATTTCCTCTCTTTAGACTTAGCTTATCGTCGTCAGTCTATATTGAATCAGAAAATTGGTGCAATTATCGAAGGATTACGGCATATTCCTAGCCAAATCGAAGCCATCCTGGATACTCAAGCAGATGCGATCGAAGAATTAGCTCATGACTTTACTACCGAAACCGAAGACTTTATCTTTATTGGACGAGGTATCAACTTTCCCATCGCCCTAGAAGGTGCTTTAAAGTTGAAGGAAATTTCGTACATCCATGCAGAGGCTTATCCCGCAGGCGAAATGAAACACGGGCCGATCGCTTTATTGGATAATAAAGTTCCTGTAGTCGCTGTAGCTATGCCTGGCAGCGTATATGACAAGGTGATTTCCAACGCCCAAGAAGCCAAAGCTAGAGATGCTCGTTTAATCGGTGTAACTACGGCGATGAATGCCACTGAAGCAGCCCACACCTTTGATAATATCTTGACCGTACCAGAAGTAGATGAATTGATTTCCCCTATATTAGCGGTTGTTCCTTTGCAAATGCTGTCTTATCACATTGCAGCGATTAAGGGGTTAGACGTCGATCAGCCAAGGAATTTGGCAAAAAGCGTCACTGTTGAGTAG
- the gnd gene encoding decarboxylating NADP(+)-dependent phosphogluconate dehydrogenase, whose product MAKRTFGVIGLAVMGENLALNVESRGFPIAVFNRSADKTKKFMEIRAPGKDIKAAYSLEEFVQTLERPRNILVMVKAGQPVDAVIEQLKPLLEEGDTIIDGGNSLYGDTERRTKDLESSGLGFVGMGVSGGEEGALKGPSLMPGGTESGYRDLEPILTKIAAQVDDGPCVTYIGPGGAGHYVKMVHNGIEYGDMQLIAEAYDLMKNTLDLSGEELEEVFSQWNHTDELNSFLIEITADIFSNRDPETDQPLVDSILDSAGQKGTGRWTVVSSLELGVPIPTIYAAVNARVMSAYKDERVAASKVITAPTGKYQGDKQQFIDQVRDALYCSKMCSYAQGMALLSTASKELNFNLNLAEIARIWKGGCIIQARFLDKIKQAFNENPALQNLLLAPEFKQSIVDRQSAWREVLITANQLGIAVPAFSSSLDYFDSYRRANLPQNLTQAQRDYFGAHTYERVDRPRGEFTHTEWTKVAKQSLQTGTTD is encoded by the coding sequence ATGGCAAAAAGAACTTTTGGAGTAATTGGTTTAGCCGTCATGGGTGAAAATCTCGCCCTGAACGTAGAAAGTCGCGGTTTTCCCATCGCTGTATTTAATCGCAGCGCCGATAAAACTAAGAAATTCATGGAAATCCGAGCGCCAGGTAAAGATATTAAAGCAGCTTATTCTTTAGAAGAATTTGTGCAAACTTTAGAACGTCCCCGCAATATTTTAGTCATGGTTAAGGCGGGACAACCTGTAGATGCTGTAATTGAGCAATTAAAACCATTATTGGAAGAAGGGGACACCATTATTGATGGTGGTAATTCTCTTTATGGTGATACTGAAAGACGTACCAAAGATTTAGAATCATCTGGACTTGGTTTTGTCGGCATGGGTGTCAGTGGCGGAGAAGAAGGAGCGCTTAAGGGGCCCAGTTTAATGCCTGGAGGTACTGAGTCTGGTTACCGAGATTTAGAACCAATTCTGACCAAAATCGCTGCTCAAGTTGATGATGGGCCTTGTGTTACTTATATTGGGCCAGGTGGTGCGGGTCACTATGTAAAAATGGTGCATAACGGCATCGAGTACGGGGATATGCAGTTAATTGCTGAAGCCTATGACTTGATGAAAAACACCCTCGATCTCAGTGGAGAGGAATTGGAAGAAGTATTTAGCCAATGGAATCACACTGATGAGCTAAATTCTTTTTTAATTGAAATTACTGCTGATATTTTTAGCAATAGAGATCCTGAAACTGACCAACCTTTAGTCGATTCAATTCTGGATTCTGCGGGACAAAAAGGGACAGGTCGTTGGACAGTGGTCAGCTCTCTAGAATTAGGCGTACCAATTCCTACTATCTATGCTGCGGTTAACGCTCGCGTTATGTCTGCCTACAAAGATGAACGGGTCGCAGCTTCTAAAGTAATTACGGCTCCAACTGGCAAATACCAAGGAGATAAGCAACAATTTATCGATCAGGTTAGAGATGCTTTATATTGCTCTAAAATGTGTTCTTATGCTCAAGGAATGGCACTACTAAGCACCGCCTCAAAAGAATTGAACTTTAATCTCAATTTAGCCGAAATAGCGCGTATTTGGAAAGGTGGCTGTATCATCCAGGCTCGCTTCCTCGACAAAATTAAACAAGCCTTTAATGAAAATCCAGCTTTGCAAAACCTGTTGTTAGCACCAGAATTTAAGCAATCAATCGTAGATCGCCAGTCTGCTTGGCGCGAGGTATTAATCACTGCAAACCAACTAGGTATTGCTGTACCTGCGTTTAGCTCCTCCCTAGACTATTTTGATAGCTATCGTCGGGCTAACTTACCGCAGAATCTGACTCAGGCTCAAAGAGATTACTTTGGCGCACATACCTATGAACGAGTCGATCGCCCTAGAGGTGAATTTACTCATACTGAATGGACAAAAGTTGCCAAACAGTCTCTGCAAACAGGTACGACAGACTAG
- a CDS encoding response regulator, whose protein sequence is MKKVGDYPVATRTNTFVSTYPDLPTAKIIIVDENPLSRMTTIDLLLLDGYEVIEADNPTSVLSKIIEQQPDLILLNTQLRDIDSFTLCRQLKENYRTNNIPVVFTTLINNRDERIKAMEAGGNDVLLKPLNRIELSTRVKSLINQKRINDGLNQTEQVLFTIARAIDKRSVTKGGMVRVASLVKSFGEYLGLSGHEIDDLAFAAHLHDIGTIVIPDAVMLKVGELTVEERELIRQHVLIGEEICQPLRNRSGVLPIVRHHHERWDGTGYPDGLSGTTIPYLAQVFQVIDIYDALTSDRPHKRAYSPAEALEIMQEETKKGWRNPELIQQFTFFINEQ, encoded by the coding sequence ATGAAAAAAGTTGGCGATTATCCTGTGGCTACCAGAACCAATACTTTCGTAAGCACCTACCCTGATTTGCCGACTGCCAAAATTATCATTGTCGATGAAAATCCTCTAAGTCGAATGACAACAATAGATCTTCTACTGCTAGATGGCTATGAGGTAATTGAAGCGGACAATCCCACTTCAGTTTTGAGTAAGATTATCGAACAACAGCCAGATTTGATTTTGCTTAATACGCAGCTGCGAGATATAGATAGCTTTACTTTATGTCGCCAGCTCAAAGAAAATTACCGCACCAATAATATACCCGTAGTATTTACCACTTTGATCAACAATCGCGATGAGCGAATCAAAGCAATGGAAGCTGGTGGTAATGATGTTCTGCTTAAACCCCTCAATCGAATTGAACTATCTACTAGGGTCAAGTCTTTAATTAACCAAAAACGAATTAATGATGGATTAAACCAAACAGAGCAGGTACTCTTTACTATTGCCAGAGCGATCGATAAGCGTTCTGTTACCAAGGGTGGTATGGTTCGCGTTGCCTCGTTGGTAAAATCTTTTGGTGAGTATCTTGGTTTAAGTGGACATGAGATTGATGATTTAGCTTTTGCTGCTCATTTACATGACATTGGCACTATTGTTATTCCTGATGCGGTGATGCTCAAAGTAGGAGAGCTAACTGTTGAAGAAAGAGAACTGATTAGACAACACGTTCTAATTGGGGAAGAAATCTGTCAGCCATTACGGAATCGTAGTGGCGTTCTGCCGATTGTGCGCCACCATCATGAACGGTGGGATGGAACAGGTTATCCTGACGGTCTATCTGGAACAACAATACCCTATTTAGCTCAGGTATTCCAGGTAATTGATATTTATGATGCTTTGACTAGCGATCGCCCTCATAAACGAGCCTATAGTCCAGCAGAAGCCTTAGAGATTATGCAGGAAGAAACCAAAAAAGGCTGGCGTAACCCAGAGTTGATCCAGCAATTCACCTTTTTTATCAATGAACAGTAA
- a CDS encoding Rieske (2Fe-2S) protein — protein MVWTKALAVDALGTGTRQVVKLQERSLLLLNEAGNIYAVDNICPHLKLPLKKAKVNADGAIVCPWHRSEFDLATGNVKTWCPFPPVVGGLFGKISPEKNLGVFPTKVEDGQILVDLSA, from the coding sequence ATGGTTTGGACAAAAGCTTTAGCAGTGGATGCTTTGGGGACAGGTACAAGACAGGTAGTTAAATTACAAGAGCGATCGCTTTTACTCCTCAATGAAGCGGGAAATATTTATGCGGTGGATAATATTTGCCCTCATTTAAAATTACCTCTGAAGAAAGCAAAAGTTAATGCTGATGGTGCGATCGTCTGTCCCTGGCATCGTAGCGAGTTCGATCTAGCTACTGGTAACGTAAAGACATGGTGTCCTTTTCCGCCAGTAGTCGGTGGTTTGTTTGGGAAAATTTCCCCAGAAAAAAACCTAGGTGTTTTTCCCACTAAGGTGGAAGATGGGCAAATTTTAGTAGATTTATCAGCTTAG
- a CDS encoding DUF362 domain-containing protein gives MYTVSLIRAESYELKELRSRIEYLLEPLGGMTAIVKPGDRVLLKPNLLTGSRPTKECITRPEIVYCVAQLVQAAGGKPFLGDSPAFGSARGVCKANGYLPLCDELDLPIIEFKGQRYATENENFQHLRLSKEALAADVVINLPKVKSHMQLTMTLGVKNLFGCVPGKMKAWWHMEAGKDAERFGEMIVETAKAIAPNLTIIDGIIGHEGNGPSGGEPKQLGVLGASTDVFALDRAMIDILNVDPATVPTLAAQFKQGLCTELTEIEFPYCKPADLQVADWKLPDALMPIDFGLPRVLRSTFKNFYIRFIKEPMKTYGKN, from the coding sequence ATGTATACAGTCAGTTTAATTCGTGCCGAATCTTACGAACTGAAGGAATTGCGATCGCGCATTGAATATCTACTAGAACCTCTGGGGGGAATGACAGCAATCGTCAAACCAGGCGATCGCGTATTGCTCAAGCCAAACCTGCTTACGGGTAGTCGTCCCACCAAAGAATGCATTACTCGTCCTGAAATTGTCTACTGTGTTGCTCAACTGGTACAAGCAGCAGGAGGTAAACCCTTCTTAGGAGATAGTCCTGCTTTTGGTAGTGCTAGGGGAGTTTGTAAGGCTAACGGTTATCTACCTTTATGCGACGAATTAGACCTACCAATTATTGAATTCAAAGGACAGCGTTATGCTACTGAAAACGAAAACTTTCAGCACTTACGTTTATCCAAAGAAGCGCTGGCTGCCGATGTTGTAATTAATCTGCCTAAAGTTAAATCTCATATGCAGTTGACCATGACTTTGGGAGTTAAAAATCTCTTTGGCTGTGTCCCTGGCAAAATGAAAGCTTGGTGGCATATGGAAGCGGGTAAAGATGCAGAGCGTTTTGGCGAAATGATTGTCGAAACAGCAAAGGCGATCGCTCCTAATTTAACCATTATTGACGGTATTATTGGTCATGAGGGAAATGGCCCTAGTGGGGGTGAACCCAAACAGTTAGGAGTGTTGGGCGCTTCTACTGACGTATTTGCTCTAGACCGTGCCATGATTGATATCCTCAACGTCGATCCTGCTACTGTCCCCACTCTAGCTGCTCAATTCAAACAGGGACTCTGTACCGAACTAACCGAAATTGAGTTTCCTTACTGCAAGCCTGCGGATTTACAGGTAGCTGATTGGAAGTTACCCGATGCACTGATGCCAATTGACTTTGGACTTCCCCGTGTCTTGCGATCGACCTTTAAAAACTTCTACATTCGCTTTATTAAAGAACCAATGAAAACCTATGGCAAAAATTAA